The Elaeis guineensis isolate ETL-2024a chromosome 11, EG11, whole genome shotgun sequence genomic interval CTCCATGCTCCAGGGGTCCAGACTCCAGTCATTGTTCGCTTTTCAACCGTTATTCATGAGCGTGGGAGTCCTGAAACCTTGAGAGACCCGCGAGGTTTTGCTGTGAAATTCTACACAAGAGAGGTAGCTGGGCTTGTCTGTTCATGCACTATCTGTTGCCTTAGCTGCAAAATCATGAAAATGCTTCAGCATTGGTTTAAATGTTTTATTTTTGTCATTTTGTTTATgctttaattttattatcatagTACTTGGAtgtctttatttcttttctttcttgtgcTAAACTTCTTGTTGTTATTGAGCTAGCCCTAATTCTCATTTTCCTTTTCTGCCATATCTGATGCTTAATTTTGTGTTACTGTGGATATTGGAACTGATTATGTTATATCTGTCTGCCATCTTGTCTAGTGTAGTAATTTTTCATAGCTATCACAGAAATTAAATGGTTTCCATGCTATCATTGCCATACCACTGGTTTTGTTCATCTAAAGTGACCACTATAAAATCCTACCAGTCATGAAAAGAAAGGCTTCTTGGTGAGCATACTTTGGTAGTTATCTCATATCACATGTTAATCATAGTAATTTGGCAAAATACAGGCACACTATTTGCAGTAAGATATGTATATTTTTTCTGTAAGCAACTTTGAGTTTCAAGTAATTGCATCTTTATTTCTAAACTCAAGGCACATCTACATATAAAAGCACATATACATTTATTAAAACAATGATAACATTTTCCTTATGCTCAGTTTAAATATTTGTAGGATGGAAACTATTTTATACTTTCCCTGAGATCTTGATGCTTGTGAttccaaaattttgaaatttatatcagATTTAaggatgattttgatttttttttaataagaccAAGAGCTAATGATTTCaaaattgaagtttctgcaaTTGTTTATTGGCCTCAGGGTAATTTCGATCTTGTTGGAAATAACTTCCCTGTGTTCTTCGTCCGTGATGGGATAAAGTTCCCCGACATGGTCCATGCCCTCAAACCAAACCCAAAGTCTCACATCCAGGAGAATTGGAGGATCGTGGATTTCTTTTCCCACCATCCTGAGAGCTTGCACATGTTCACCTTTCTGTTTGATGATGTTGGCGTGCCAGCAGACTACAGGCACATGGATGGTTCTGGTGTCAATACCTACACTCTTATCAACAAGGAAGGAAAAGCTCGCTATGTCAAGTTCCACTGGAGACCAACATGTGGAGTGAAGTGTTTGTTGGAGGATGAGGCTGTGATCGTTGGAGGCAACAACCACAGCCATGCCACCAAGGACCTTTATGATTCAATTGCTGCTGGAAACTATCCAGAGTGGAAGCTTTTTATTCAGACCATTGATCCTGATCATGAGGATAGGTTTGATTTTGACCCACTTGATGTCACCAAGACATGGCCAGAAGACATCTTGCCTCTACAGCCAGTTGGACGCATGGTCTTGAACAAGAATATTGATAACTTCTTTGCAGAGAATGAGCAGCTTGCCTTCTGCCCAGCAATTGTGGTTCCTGGAATCTATTACTCAGATGACAAGCTGCTCCAGACAAGGATTTTCTCTTATGCAGACACACAGAGACACCGTCTGGGGCCAAACTACCTGATGCTTCCAGCTAATGCTCCCAAGTGTGCTCATCACAATAACCATCATGATGGATTCATGAATTTCATGCACAGGGATGAGGAGgtagtttttaatttttcatgCGTCACTTTTTTCTGGGGTTAGTCTTCAGATTCCACTGTTATACGCCTTCATGTTCATGTTTTGTGTTGTTTTGCAGGTGAATTACTTCCCTTCGAGGTATGATCCTGTTCGGCATGCTGAGAGGTTCCCAATACCATTCCGCATTCTTACTGGAAGGCGTGAGAAAGTGAGTGCCTGTCAACATAGATTTGTCTAGAGTCTCTAGATGACAACCTTGTCATATTTTCCCAAGATAATAAATTGTTATACTTCTTCTATACCCTAAAGAAAGCTATTCAAACTGCAACTAGAAATAAATATGCTTCATTAACTTGAACTGAATATAATTCAATATTAACTgtccaacaattttttttttttttttttttttctgttgtgtCAAGTCTGAGTATCTATCTCTGACAGAGTTATAAGATAGATAGGACATTGAAGaaaagatgtttttttttttttcccctttcacTCATGGAAAATTATGATGCCTTTTCCTCAGTTGCCCTAAACATACGAGTTGAGTATGTGAGGAAAGAGCATACAATGTTTCAGAAAGCTGTATTAGTTTAACAAAAATAACAATGTTTCCCTGGTGGTTAAGAGGGTTAACTAATGTTATTCTCTACTGGTAACTTCAGTGTGTAATTCACAAGGAGAACAACTTCAAGCAGCCTGGAGAGAGATACCGCTCTTGGGCTCCCGACAGGTTTGCACATCTATATGAAATTTCATCCTCAGTTATGCATACCTATTACACCGAGCTCATGAGCTAATTTCTTTCCAGGCAAGAGCGTTTCATCTGCAGATGGGTTGAGGCATTGTCTGACCCTAGGGTCACCTATGAAATCCGGACCATTTGGATCTCCTACTGGTCTCAGGTTAGTCTTCATCCCATCTCCTGCTATTCATACTCATCCTTGCTACATCTATATCCAACAACCTCCCATGGAGAGCTCTATCAGTTGATTCATTTCTGTGCTAAGTTCATTAACCTTTGGCATTAATGACGTGAATTCTGAACGAAGTTTTCTATGGGATGTAGTGTGACAGGTCTCTTGGTCAGAAGATAGCAACTCGTCTCAATGTCAAACCAAGCATGTGAGGTGATGCAGGGTGGTCAGCAATTGGTCTTGAGTGATATGTTATACAGAGAAGGGAGTTGTGGTATTCACATGGAAACTGATGTTAATCTTAGCAACATTTGAGTCTACTTTTGGTACTTTTGGTTTAATAATGTAATGATATGCTATGCACATTCCTGAGAGGAGTGCTTTTAAAGGTTGCTTTATATTGTTAGTAACTGTCTGTGCCTTGTTGCTTATATCTTCAGCATTTATTTCTCATATCCTGAGTTTTCTTGCCTTTGTCCAATTTGAACTTAGGTTAACTTCATCGCATGTTTTCCATATAAAGAGAATGAGAAGAGTACATTAAAAACCAAAAGTAAACTTGCCCTTGACACAAAGTGATCGTGGTTTGTGAAAAGTTCATGCTCATTGTTCCTGATTCTAGTGTAAACATGGTAACATGCTCTACTTGCTCATTCTGATTGTGATTTCTTCCTGTTTGTTAACTTTgtttttcctctattttctctCCCCATTAGACCTTTTTTTAAAGCACAATGCGAGATTCTTGGCCTTTGATGTAGAAATCTGAGACCTGCTATCTTATCCAGTGCTAAATTGGGTGGATGAAGAATCAGGGTAAAATGAAGGTGGGTGCAATGGGGCAACGTTGGCCGCTCCATGGTGATGgagctagaattttttttaaaaaaaaagtggcAATGGAGGTAATCTGTGGGACTATTTGTTGAGATATTGTATGGATTACCTACTATATTAGGAGCTGTTTCTTCACAGGTGTCAGTTTTTTAGATTTTTGGAATTTTTCAATTTTGTTTCGCTTTTTCCTGTTCTTTTCTTTCCCGTGACCCATCTCAAATTCGGGCAGGAGTCGAATTTTTTTTTGTCTTCCTAAGGCTACAGGTTGCACTCTTTGAAATGCAGATGtgtgtgagagggagagagagataaaAATTGGATGTTTTAGCTACTAATACCACATATTTTCTAAGCTTTTTAATTGCTaggttatatacatatatacagagagagagagagagaggggttggACCACCATTCATCGAACTATCCTGAACCACGGTTCAGGCTATGCCAAACTGTACTGGCAGAAAATCTGTCCGTTCTGGCATGCAAAATGACATAATGACTATCTcagagagaaggaaaagaaagagagcaagagagagggggaaagagaaggagaaggagaggaagaaagggccTCTAGCAGCCGTCAGAGGCTGTCCGAGCTTGCATTAGGGGCTTGAGGGCGATGGCCTCCGAcggtcctctcttcctctccctcttcttctctcccctctcctctctctctttctttctctctttcttcttcttctccccttCTCTGCCCAGTCGGTTTGGCCCGACACGGACCAGTATGGATCGTACTGAACCATACTACTGACCGGCCGGCACGGGGTTTAGTTCCAGTTAGACGGTCCTTGGGTTGGACTACTATGAGGTGTAGTTTGCTGCAAATATTTTCTAGTGAAAATTTAATGAAGAAATGAAAATCAATACTATTGGCCATAATCTAAGATATATAATATgactagaaaaaaaaagatgaattttTGAGGTCTGATGCTTATATATCTGGTTAGCAAAAGATGAAAGGTAGCAATATAGCTAGCGAGTAAATATAtagtataaattatttaattgcaATTCCAAactattgatcttgatctaaataTGTCATATGTAGATTGAATTTCAGCTAATTCAAATATTTCTGAGGTATAGATCAACTAAAGCACGATGTCATACCATTGAATATTTGCTACCTCTTAGAATCTATACTTACCTCTTAAAATTATAAGTACCTTGACTGGTCTAAGACTTGAGCATATTTCCACCTAGGGAGAATTCTCACCCTTAGTTGGGCCGAAATCTAAGGGATAGTGATATTCAAGTTTCAAacctttgatatgtttctttttttttttttttttttttttttttgggtaagaacCTGGATATGGTTTATTGGGCATGCTTTTATAGTCAAacaaatggattaataattaGTTTACTTAAACGCATTAGAACAAGCTCAACTGATGAAACTtagggaaaaagaaaaattgtAATTGCAAGGTCCTAGCAGATCACCATTAAATTTCTTTGATTTGATGATCTTCATGATTCAGGAACCTATCCTAGCACTTTTTGTATACTAATATATGTTAATTGCAAAACAAAAGGGAAAAACAAACAgagagaaacaagagaaaattaagaaagaaagcaaaacaaaaaagataaaaaagaaaaaggaaagaaaaataaaagtattAATTGCATAATATGGTTGCATGCATGTCAGTGCACATGATACAAGGGTTCATGCAAACATAGTTTTTTCCTTAACTACATTACAGTTGTAATAGATCATGCCAATGTGCAAGAAATAAGTACAGAAACTTTGTACCCTGCGGGGTGTCACCGCCCTGGTTAGGCATATTGGATTGTCCGCATGCTGGCCTGCATTGATGCCTTTGCGACCCTGCTAACGCAATGTGCGGGTTCAATTAATATAGTAGGAAATTTTTTGTACATCATGGATAGTGTAGAAAATTCGACATGGAATGCATCACTTTATGTGATTGGTCTACGTAGCTATCGCTTCTAAACGcatatttaatgtctgtagttttattttttcatttaaaaattttgaatgataaaaatattctatcctttaaaaaaaattatgatatcttacgtccatattatgacatcctgtatgtaaaaagtcataattttgacgcagaatatcataatatatcacaggatgtcataatttttttcaaaaagcagGGACAttatcatcattcaaaatttttaaataaaaaaataaattacagaaattaaatgtgcattagaaagtggttggataaaaaatctcttctatattatgacatcctatggcatattatgatattttgggcTATATGATATCGTGcatgtagaaagtcataatttgatgcaggatatcataattttctgGGTCATATTGTGATATCCTGCGTACAGAaaatcataatatgccacaaaaagtcatgatttttttcaaaaagtaggagtattttcgtcattcaaaatatttaaataaaaaagcaGAACTGCAAGCATTAATTGCGCATTGGAAACTGATGGCTACGTGGACCAATCACATGAAGCGATGCcctccacatcagattttctacaccgtccgtggggcacaaagaatttctcttaatGTAGCATGCGGATTGTTGCTGTCGATCCTAGATTGGTGATGTGGGGCCGCTTTCATAGATCTACAAAACAAATAATGCTAGAGATCTTGTCGGATTGGCTCTAATTGGCCCTTTATTGCTAAAGTTGGAAAGGATCTTTtggtgggaagaagaaaaagaatagtcTACTAATGCGGTATTAGGGATACTTCAATCCTTGAGAGATTACCTCTCATGGAGGGTCTTTGAGTTGATTTGTCACTGGATCCTAACAAACTTGGGATTATGCTGTAACAACCTGCTGACATAGTATAACAACTTAGGGATGTATTATAATCGCTTGGCATATGATAGTTTCACTAGGACCTCATGCGCATCTGGTTGAAGGAGTTGAGCATCTTTTGTTGCAAGAAGGTTGTGCTCGGCTTAGGCTGATTGTTGAGCCAATTAGTTGCTAGGCAGAGCTGAGAGACTTTAGCTCTAGAGGTTAGCTACTTCTAATTTACTCGTTTTAACTTTTAGATTGGCTAGAGAATCTCGACTAGAATACCTTAGGGAGTCTCAGATTAGGTCTGGGGTTGCCATGCAGATTATGATCTGGATGTACCTAATCGCGCTACGTCACCTTGGTCATTTGTCACCATAACATTTGCCCTCCTACTTTTGAGTTCAAGTTGTCTTCCTTAGGTTGGGCATCGAAAGTAACTGCATCTTTTTCTTAATAAAGTAGAGTATTCATAGAAGTCTAGTGTGAACACATCCAGaaagattagaaaataaaatatccctGAGCGGCCCTAGAGCAGCCCCCACATCCATCTGAAGAAAATCCCTATAATACTCTGCAACAAGAAAGTAACTACATCATTAGACTCTATGTTGCCTTTAAGGGGACATTAAATTTTTAGTGGGGATGTTTTTGTAATACCccaaatcaaataaatcaagCTTGGTTTGTTTGACCAACCCAAAAGCTTAGAATAGCTATTGCCAAAAAGGatggtgcatggattttaaagcaggcccaaaaattttaaaaaatatacaaaagCCAACACATGTTGGAAGTGTCGATTAAGAGAAATTAGAACTCCCAAATCAGTTCTTTCATTCTCTGATGGAGACTCTAACTTTGAATTGGAGATGGATTTTTGGTTTAATATTTCTCTTTGACCTCTTTTTAAAGTCTTCAATCTTTCCTTTGAAGCTGATCACCTCAGATCTCAGTCTTAAGTCGAAAATTGCTGGTGTTTTCTTCATCTTGGATGCACTCTGCCACTACTCGATCGTCACTATCACTCTTGCTAGCAATGAGATGATGATATCTTCTCCCTCATCCACTTGATTTTCTCGATCTTTCCTCCCCTATGAGGCCACCACTAGTTTGGATTACACCAGTGATATGCCAAATTTCATCA includes:
- the LOC105033846 gene encoding catalase isozyme 1; amino-acid sequence: MWNLYDTVAPVRYEWVERRCAPIFAGGAPAQNLRAKRPPSSISINPSISGFEKLADEIADHAKGETPGIQPEREGQSNLCYTSMDPYKFRPSSANNSPFWTTNSGAPVWNNNSSLTVGNRGPILLEDYHVIEKLAQFDRERIPERVVHARGASAKGFFEVTHDVSHLTCADFLHAPGVQTPVIVRFSTVIHERGSPETLRDPRGFAVKFYTREGNFDLVGNNFPVFFVRDGIKFPDMVHALKPNPKSHIQENWRIVDFFSHHPESLHMFTFLFDDVGVPADYRHMDGSGVNTYTLINKEGKARYVKFHWRPTCGVKCLLEDEAVIVGGNNHSHATKDLYDSIAAGNYPEWKLFIQTIDPDHEDRFDFDPLDVTKTWPEDILPLQPVGRMVLNKNIDNFFAENEQLAFCPAIVVPGIYYSDDKLLQTRIFSYADTQRHRLGPNYLMLPANAPKCAHHNNHHDGFMNFMHRDEEVNYFPSRYDPVRHAERFPIPFRILTGRREKCVIHKENNFKQPGERYRSWAPDRQERFICRWVEALSDPRVTYEIRTIWISYWSQCDRSLGQKIATRLNVKPSM